The following proteins are encoded in a genomic region of Brachypodium distachyon strain Bd21 chromosome 1, Brachypodium_distachyon_v3.0, whole genome shotgun sequence:
- the LOC100831493 gene encoding LOW QUALITY PROTEIN: coatomer subunit beta-1 (The sequence of the model RefSeq protein was modified relative to this genomic sequence to represent the inferred CDS: inserted 1 base in 1 codon), protein MVGEKHCTVLVHFDKECPSAIREIEADLETDAAAAKISAMKRVIAIGDAFCLGHFFDAVRYILPSEDYTVQKLLLLYLEMVWDNRDHGGVLPVLSRHLEKNLNHPNEYLRGITLRFLCRLRDPDLLEPLAASVRENLSHPHHFVRRHAFSAVYAVSRLLPSAGRHIPDAAGLAESALAAEQDAAARRKAFSFLRTCEHDRAAAYLLANADRVSDWPDLVQMLAVELIPAVVWDTPGGGGGLPRYAKIITSLLSSPSNAVVYECACALMWYPSPPLQTAAANAFCQLLASLHDDDLKLAVLDRLXQLCTSHRDVIIVDPVVDVLLRTAMATPCPSVAVRMKVLSLVLDLVTPRKVEEFVLYIKEEVGKTQPGEYRPMLLHAMYKCAMEHPHVAGMVVSFFMDLLGLPWRGWLICSIGCSLRPYQLTQICPNLLLYINWSWW, encoded by the exons ATGGTGGGCGAAAAGCATTGCACTGTCCTGGTACACTTTGACAAAGAATGCCCCTCCGCGATCAGAGAGATCGAGGCTGACCTCGAGacagacgccgccgccgccaagatcAGCGCCATGAAGCGCGTCATCGCCATCGGCGATGCCTTCTGCCTCGGCCACTTCTTCGACGCCGTCCGCTACATCCTCCCCTCCGAAGACTACACGGTCcagaagctcctcctcctctacctGGAGATGGTCTGGGACAACCGCGACCACGGCGGCGTCCTTCCGGTTCTCTCCCGTCACCTCGAGAAAAACCTGAACCACCCCAACGAGTACCTCCGGGGCATCACGCTGCGCTTCCTCTGCCGCCTCAGAGACCCAGATCTGCTCGAGCCCCTCGCGGCCTCCGTCCGCGAGAACCTCTCCCACCCGCACCACTTCGTCCGCCGCCACGCCTTCTCCGCGGTCTACGCCGTCTCCCGCCTCCTTCCCAGCGCCGGCCGGCACATCCCCGACGCGGCCGGCCTCGCGGAGAGCGCGCTCGCCGCGGAGCAGGACGCGgccgcgaggaggaaggcgtTCAGTTTCCTCCGCACCTGCGAGcacgaccgcgccgccgcctacctGCTCGCCAACGCCGACCGCGTCTCCGATTGGCCCGACCTCGTCCAGATGCTGGCTGTCGAGCTCATCCCCGCGGTGGTCTGGGACacgcccggcggcggcggcggccttcctAGGTATGCCAAGATCATCACGTCCCTCCTCTCCAGCCCCAGCAATGCCGTCGTCTACGAGTGCGCCTGCGCGCTCATGTGGTATCCCTCTCCGCCTCTgcaaaccgccgccgccaacgccttCTGCCAGCTGCTCGCTTCGCTGCACGACGACGATTTGAAGCTCGCTGTCCTGGATCGGC CACAGCTCTGCACCTCGCACCGTGATGTGATAATCGTGGATCCTGTCGTCGACGTGCTGCTGCGGACGGCCATGGCCACCCCTTGCCCCAGTGTGGCTGTGAGGATGAAGGTGCTCAGTTTGGTGCTCGATTTGGTCACCCCGCGGAAAGTGGAGGAGTTTGTGTTGTACATCAAGGAGGAAGTTGGTAAGACACAGCCAGGCGAGTACCGACCGATGCTACTGCATGCCATGTACAAATGTGCCATGGAGCACCCACATGTAGCTGGAATGGTGGTGTCCTTCTTCATGGACCTCCTTGGACTTCCTTGGAGAGGCTGGTTGATATGTTCTATCggatgctccctccgtccatatCAACtcactcaaatttgtccaaatctaTTACTATAtataaattggagttggtggtga